A stretch of Pseudochaenichthys georgianus chromosome 2, fPseGeo1.2, whole genome shotgun sequence DNA encodes these proteins:
- the LOC117457383 gene encoding microtubule-associated protein 2-like isoform X5, producing the protein MADGRQPDEHSTSNGQENSNNGFSAYSSAYRENGFNGGAAAHPGTTVDDSANLPPSPPPSPSAEQIGPVAQEDQVEVVSQQQEVQEEVQEEVQEEVQEEVQEAPEEAHSYQEEVAYEQPGALEQTDYLSEPQALGYQQAQTPEVLNGGSHQSEQIPSQKAQPEESISKESCESAGKEDEPQGAPLHEKQLAVERATPECAELASTESPTPSVEEKLLFDTSIEQGGKDTQEVEEDAPQRDLRVELKENEAKQPLLAEEDKEGDILPSESGGPMSESEEKQEVVGQMNTSDQDGGSDNRSYEMQVTDNKEGDQKQEAVEASPAPGTELKADICVEHVSGVKTYFETSSKIPREVPSQTQSYYEFGTAAEEKLSEETKSLAQNVGEQLDKKDRTIPEKMSLGQRSLSLNITVGGTGGHAVKEEKSRTLCPISGSFDESELNPSTPSLESQPLPPIATPATSGSPEDTPTKEDTPLPSDKHTCIEHSGSLSEMLDLAGDLPRQSLEKRELGHMRRKSVPALVGGSLAKLALGDKTPRVVGGESQLEDLGYCVFHEYSGPMPSPADVPNPGDSPQQSFSSTETGIEEELEVVQKETQQQDRQEMIPEISSKTVSEKKVSPVKSTLILERIVMSGVKPDRLRIPITSSKDRLTEFRLETGLPEDIKNQAIPEVDIEKDPSREASPIPPDSSFTFTSLDTESKVPRTPTTPKNQDDTPSETQVAGDMAAKDVVPVIEVEKDQESGIDQLKEIEKEELEEPERTNTNIFSPTSRSLGDSTEKDDKKIETGHETTTRLDGIEMKETPKAEKVAQIQLQEVTPGEVAPMPQLSSPIIIIPQAQVEDEADEEGEIEMAEEPQEVIEEAKVPEGVIKVSLTVGDQMVEEDPTSEWSHSARDEDVEPATDSSHLSPCSDHDVQQLDEGEGGDGIGYGKVEDTKIKGDEGMDEVIEVVAEDPSAEEPVGFDGIGDEKEKKPIENEGEKRTEEMEVKDIEIGEEMEETSQAAYDETTMDVSILDTDSNWMDSQDDDKSIMTEQMEALPQGQSPTSTPVVDRPLKRAPGRGRGHPGITDSKVSRKVPGHLPHGPREEMKKKKVAVRRVEQNKLSALQSRSPCRKSVAKAAARHPRPAVLHGSARRKATGLESHMPLSVAHQSRERTTERAYRSPEKRSSLPRPAKSLTRHIPAAEQDDSTPSRPTSIQSRADNRSGRPPGMAGTESARSRSVRSGASTPGSTAVTPGSPPTYSCRTPGSRTPGSHTPKSFSILQEKKVAVIRTPPKSPSSIQRQLKVLNQPLPDLTNVKSKIGSTSNLKHQPKGGQVMIPSVKLDFSHVQAKCGSLDKIQHAAGGGNIQIQTKKIDVSHVTAKCGSMSNIRHRPGGGQVRIDNVKLDFKDKAHSKVGSLSNTSHTPGGGNIMIESHKLNFREQAKARVDHGAEIVVTHSPGMETGGMSPRLSSTGSINMLESPHLVTLAQDVTAALAKQGL; encoded by the exons ATGGCAGACGGTCGGCAGCCGGACGAGCACTCGACCTCCAACGGCCAGGAGAACAGCAACAATGGCTTCTCGGCCTACAGCTCTGCGTACAGGGAGAACGGATTCAACGGTGGGGCAGCTGCACACCCTGGAACGACAG TGGATGACTCAGCCAATTTGCCTCCCTCCCCACCCCCCTCTCCATCCGCTGAGCAGATTGGGCCCGTGGCACAAG AAGATCAAGTAGAGGTTGTCAGTCAGCAGCAGGAGGTGCAGGAGGAGGTGCAGGAGGAGGTGCAGGAGGAGGTGCAGGAGGAGGTGCAGGAGGCTCCAGAGGAGGCCCACAGTTACCAGGAGGAGGTGGCATATGAGCAGCCTGGAGCCTTAGAGCAGACAGATTATTTATCAGAACCCCAGGCGTTGGGCTACCAGCAAGCCCAGACACCTGAGGTTCTCAATGGAGGAAGTCATCAAAGTGAACAGATCCCGTCACaaaaag CCCAGCCAGAAGAAAGTATCAGCAAGGAGTCTTGTGAGTCTGCTGGGAAAGAAGATGAACCTCAAGGGGCGCCGCTACATGAGAAGCAGTTGGCAGTTGAACGAGCAACACCTGAATGTGCAGAACTCGCCTCGACTGAATCTCCCACTCCGTCTGTGGAAGAAAAACTGCTCTTTGACACCTCAATAGAGCAAGGGGGCAAAGACACACAGGAAGTAGAAGAAGACGCTCCTCAGAGAGACCTGCGGGTGGAGTTGAAAGAAAATGAAGCAAAACAACCTCTACTGGCAGAGGAGGACAAAGAGGGAGATATCTTACCCAGCGAATCAGGAGGCCCTATGTCTGAAAGTGAGGAAAAACAAGAGGTGGTTGGCCAGATGAATACCTCGGACCAAGATGGTGGCAGTGACAATAGATCGTATGAGATGCAAGTGACTGACAATAAAGAAGGAGACCAAAAGCAAGAAGCAGTCGAGGCAAGTCCAGCACCTGGCACAGAGTTAAAAGCAGATATTTGTGTGGAACACGTGTCTGGAGTGAAAACCTATTTTGAGACATCCTCAAAAATCCCCAGAGAGGTTCCATCACAAACCCAGAGCTATTACGAATTCGGCACAGCAGCGGAGGAAAAGTTAAGTGAGGAAACTAAAAGCCTTGCACAGAACGTCGGAGAACAACTGGATAAAAAAGACAGAACGATTCCTGAAAAGATGTCTCTTGGACAAAGAAGCCTCTCCCTGAACATCACTGTCGGGGGTACAGGGGGTCACGCAGTAAAGGAAGAGAAGTCCAGAACCTTGTGTCCAATCAGTGGAAGCTTTGACGAATCTGAGCTAAACCCTTCAACACCATCTTTGGAAAGTCAACCTCTTCCTCCAATTGCTACCCCAGCTACCAGTGGATCCCCTGAAGATACCCCCACCAAAGAAGATACACCTTTGCCTTCTGATAAGCACACATGTATTGAACATTCAGGCAGCCTCTCTGAGATGTTGGACCTTGCTGGAGACTTGCCACGGCAATCATTAGAGAAGAGGGAGCTTGGCCACATGAGGCGAAAGTCTGTACCCGCTCTGGTCGGGGGTTCTTTGGCCAAGCTAGCCTTAGGAGATAAAACCCCAAGGGTGGTGGGAGGGGAAAGCCAGTTAGAGGACCTGGGCTACTGTGTCTTCCATGAGTACTCGGGGCCAATgccttctcctgctgatgtaccCAATCCTGGGGACTCTCCACAGCAAAGCTTCTCTTCCACAGAGACTGGAATTGAGGAGGAACTTGAAGTTGTTCAAAAAGAAACTCAACAACAAGACCGTCAAGAAATGATCCCTGAGATTTCTTCCAAAACTGTGAGTGAAAAGAAAGTGTCACCAGTAAAGAGTACCCTGATTCTCGAAAGGATCGTGATGAGTGGAGTAAAACCTGACCGCCTAAGAATCCCAATTACTTCTTCAAAAGACAGACTGACTGAGTTTCGTTTGGAGACTGGCCTGCCTGAGGACATAAAGAACCAAGCGATTCCTGAGGTAGACATTGAAAAAGACCCCTCCAGAGAGGCTTCTCCCATCCCACCAGACAGTTCCTTTACTTTCACTTCTCTGGACACTGAAAGCAAGGTTCCCAGAACTCCCACCACCCCCAAGAACCAAGATGATACACCCTCAGAAACCCAAGTTGCTGGAGACATGGCTGCAAAAGACGTGGTTCCCGTGATCGAAGTGGAGAAGGATCAAGAGTCAGGAATTGATCAACTGAAGGAGATAGAGAAAGAGGAGTTAGAAGAACCAGAACGGACAAACACGAATATATTTTCACCAACATCTCGGTCTTTAGGAGATAGCACAgagaaagatgacaagaagattgAAACTGGGCACGAGACAACGACAAGATTAGACGGTATAGAAATGAAAGAGACGCCAAAAGCAGAGAAAGTTGCCCAAATCCAGTTACAGGAAGTGACTCCTGGTGAAGTCGCACCAATGCCACAATTATCCTCCCCAATCATCATCATACCTCAAGCACAAGTAGAGGACGAAGCAGATGAAGAGGGTGAGATTGAGATGGCTGAAGAACCTCAAGAGGTTATAGAGGAAGCCAAAGTGCCCGAGGGTGTTATCAAGGTGAGTCTGACCGTAGGCGATCAGATGGTGGAAGAAGATCCCACCTCAGAATGGAGTCACAGTGCACGCGATGAAGATGTAGAACCTGCGACAGACAGTTCGCACTTGTCTCCGTGTTCTGACCATGATGTACAGCAACTGGATGAAGGTGAAGGAGGCGATGGGATAGGGTATGGTAAAGTAGAAGACACAAAGATAAAAGGGGATGAAGGCATGGACGAGGTGATTGAAGTTGTCGCAGAAGACCCATCAGCGGAAGAGCCTGTTGGGTTTGATGGCATAGGTGACGAGAAAGAGAAGAAACCAATAGAGAATGAGGGGGAGAAGAGGACGGAGGAAATGGAGGTGAAAGACATTGAGATCGGTGAGGAGATGGAAGAGACCAGTCAGGCAGCTTACGATGAAACAACCATGGACGTCTCCATCCTTGACACAGACAGTAACTGGATGGACTCACAAG ATGATGACAAAAGCATCATGACTGAGCAAATGGAAGCCCTTCCTCAGGGCCAGAGTCCTACCAGTACACCTGTGGTGGACAGACCCCTAAAACGGGCCCCTGGCAGAGGAAGGGGCCACCCTGGCATCACTGACAGTAAAGTGTCCCGCAAAGTCCCCGGTCACCTTCCACATGGTCCGAGAGAGGagatgaagaagaaaaaag TAGCTGTGCGGAGGGTTGAGCAGAATAAGTTGTCAGCCCTCCAAAGTCGCTCTCCATGTCGAAAGAGTGTTGCCAAAGCGGCAGCCAGGCATCCTAGGCCCGCTGTGCTTCACGGCTCTGCCAGACGCaaggccacag GGCTGGAAAGCCATATGCCCCTCAGTGTTGCCCACCAGTCCAGGGAGAGGACCACT GAGCGAGCATACCGCAGCCCGGAGAAGAGGTCGTCCCTCCCCAGGCCGGCTAAATCTCTGACTCGCCACATCCCTGCTGCGGAACAAGATGACAGCACCCCCTCCAGGCCGACCT CGATCCAGTCCAGAGCGGACAACAGGTCTGGAAGGCCCCCTGGTATGGCAG GTACAGAGTCTGCGCGTTCCCGATCAGTCCGCAGCGGCGCCTCCACCCCCGGCTCCACCGCCGTGACCCCCGGCTCCCCCCCAACCTACTCCTGCCGCACCCCCGGCTCTCGCACCCCCGGCAGCCACACGCCCAAGTCCTTCAGCATCCTCCAGGAGAAGAAGGTGGCGGTGATCCGGACCCCGCCCAAGTCTCCGTCCTCCATCCAACGGCAGCTGAAGGTGCTCAATCAGCCGCTGCCCGACCTGACGAACGTAAAGTCCAAGATCGGGTCCACCTCCAACCTCAAGCACCAGCCCAAAGGGGGACAG GTCATGATTCCAAGTGTTAAACTGGACTTTAGCCACGTTCAGGCTAAGTGTGGCTCCCTGGACAAAATCCAGCACGCAGCAGGCGGTGGAAAC ATCCAAATCCAAACCAAGAAGATCGACGTGAGCCACGTCACCGCCAAATGTGGCTCCATGTCCAACATCCGCCACAGACCAG GGGGAGGTCAAGTGCGCATCGACAATGTGAAGCTGGACTTTAAAGACAAGGCCCATTCCAAGGTCGGCTCACTGAGCAACACCAGCCACACTCCAGGAGGCGGGAACATCATG
- the LOC117457383 gene encoding microtubule-associated protein 2-like isoform X4: MADGRQPDEHSTSNGQENSNNGFSAYSSAYRENGFNGGAAAHPGTTVDDSANLPPSPPPSPSAEQIGPVAQEDQVEVVSQQQEVQEEVQEEVQEEVQEEVQEAPEEAHSYQEEVAYEQPGALEQTDYLSEPQALGYQQAQTPEVLNGGSHQSEQIPSQKAQPEESISKESCESAGKEDEPQGAPLHEKQLAVERATPECAELASTESPTPSVEEKLLFDTSIEQGGKDTQEVEEDAPQRDLRVELKENEAKQPLLAEEDKEGDILPSESGGPMSESEEKQEVVGQMNTSDQDGGSDNRSYEMQVTDNKEGDQKQEAVEASPAPGTELKADICVEHVSGVKTYFETSSKIPREVPSQTQSYYEFGTAAEEKLSEETKSLAQNVGEQLDKKDRTIPEKMSLGQRSLSLNITVGGTGGHAVKEEKSRTLCPISGSFDESELNPSTPSLESQPLPPIATPATSGSPEDTPTKEDTPLPSDKHTCIEHSGSLSEMLDLAGDLPRQSLEKRELGHMRRKSVPALVGGSLAKLALGDKTPRVVGGESQLEDLGYCVFHEYSGPMPSPADVPNPGDSPQQSFSSTETGIEEELEVVQKETQQQDRQEMIPEISSKTVSEKKVSPVKSTLILERIVMSGVKPDRLRIPITSSKDRLTEFRLETGLPEDIKNQAIPEVDIEKDPSREASPIPPDSSFTFTSLDTESKVPRTPTTPKNQDDTPSETQVAGDMAAKDVVPVIEVEKDQESGIDQLKEIEKEELEEPERTNTNIFSPTSRSLGDSTEKDDKKIETGHETTTRLDGIEMKETPKAEKVAQIQLQEVTPGEVAPMPQLSSPIIIIPQAQVEDEADEEGEIEMAEEPQEVIEEAKVPEGVIKVSLTVGDQMVEEDPTSEWSHSARDEDVEPATDSSHLSPCSDHDVQQLDEGEGGDGIGYGKVEDTKIKGDEGMDEVIEVVAEDPSAEEPVGFDGIGDEKEKKPIENEGEKRTEEMEVKDIEIGEEMEETSQAAYDETTMDVSILDTDSNWMDSQDDDKSIMTEQMEALPQGQSPTSTPVVDRPLKRAPGRGRGHPGITDSKVSRKVPGHLPHGPREEMKKKKVAVRRVEQNKLSALQSRSPCRKSVAKAAARHPRPAVLHGSARRKATGLESHMPLSVAHQSRERTTERAYRSPEKRSSLPRPAKSLTRHIPAAEQDDSTPSRPTCTESARSRSVRSGASTPGSTAVTPGSPPTYSCRTPGSRTPGSHTPKSFSILQEKKVAVIRTPPKSPSSIQRQLKVLNQPLPDLTNVKSKIGSTSNLKHQPKGGQVQILNEKVDFSHVQPKCRSKDNLRHTPKGGNVMIPSVKLDFSHVQAKCGSLDKIQHAAGGGNIQIQTKKIDVSHVTAKCGSMSNIRHRPGGGQVRIDNVKLDFKDKAHSKVGSLSNTSHTPGGGNIMIESHKLNFREQAKARVDHGAEIVVTHSPGMETGGMSPRLSSTGSINMLESPHLVTLAQDVTAALAKQGL; the protein is encoded by the exons ATGGCAGACGGTCGGCAGCCGGACGAGCACTCGACCTCCAACGGCCAGGAGAACAGCAACAATGGCTTCTCGGCCTACAGCTCTGCGTACAGGGAGAACGGATTCAACGGTGGGGCAGCTGCACACCCTGGAACGACAG TGGATGACTCAGCCAATTTGCCTCCCTCCCCACCCCCCTCTCCATCCGCTGAGCAGATTGGGCCCGTGGCACAAG AAGATCAAGTAGAGGTTGTCAGTCAGCAGCAGGAGGTGCAGGAGGAGGTGCAGGAGGAGGTGCAGGAGGAGGTGCAGGAGGAGGTGCAGGAGGCTCCAGAGGAGGCCCACAGTTACCAGGAGGAGGTGGCATATGAGCAGCCTGGAGCCTTAGAGCAGACAGATTATTTATCAGAACCCCAGGCGTTGGGCTACCAGCAAGCCCAGACACCTGAGGTTCTCAATGGAGGAAGTCATCAAAGTGAACAGATCCCGTCACaaaaag CCCAGCCAGAAGAAAGTATCAGCAAGGAGTCTTGTGAGTCTGCTGGGAAAGAAGATGAACCTCAAGGGGCGCCGCTACATGAGAAGCAGTTGGCAGTTGAACGAGCAACACCTGAATGTGCAGAACTCGCCTCGACTGAATCTCCCACTCCGTCTGTGGAAGAAAAACTGCTCTTTGACACCTCAATAGAGCAAGGGGGCAAAGACACACAGGAAGTAGAAGAAGACGCTCCTCAGAGAGACCTGCGGGTGGAGTTGAAAGAAAATGAAGCAAAACAACCTCTACTGGCAGAGGAGGACAAAGAGGGAGATATCTTACCCAGCGAATCAGGAGGCCCTATGTCTGAAAGTGAGGAAAAACAAGAGGTGGTTGGCCAGATGAATACCTCGGACCAAGATGGTGGCAGTGACAATAGATCGTATGAGATGCAAGTGACTGACAATAAAGAAGGAGACCAAAAGCAAGAAGCAGTCGAGGCAAGTCCAGCACCTGGCACAGAGTTAAAAGCAGATATTTGTGTGGAACACGTGTCTGGAGTGAAAACCTATTTTGAGACATCCTCAAAAATCCCCAGAGAGGTTCCATCACAAACCCAGAGCTATTACGAATTCGGCACAGCAGCGGAGGAAAAGTTAAGTGAGGAAACTAAAAGCCTTGCACAGAACGTCGGAGAACAACTGGATAAAAAAGACAGAACGATTCCTGAAAAGATGTCTCTTGGACAAAGAAGCCTCTCCCTGAACATCACTGTCGGGGGTACAGGGGGTCACGCAGTAAAGGAAGAGAAGTCCAGAACCTTGTGTCCAATCAGTGGAAGCTTTGACGAATCTGAGCTAAACCCTTCAACACCATCTTTGGAAAGTCAACCTCTTCCTCCAATTGCTACCCCAGCTACCAGTGGATCCCCTGAAGATACCCCCACCAAAGAAGATACACCTTTGCCTTCTGATAAGCACACATGTATTGAACATTCAGGCAGCCTCTCTGAGATGTTGGACCTTGCTGGAGACTTGCCACGGCAATCATTAGAGAAGAGGGAGCTTGGCCACATGAGGCGAAAGTCTGTACCCGCTCTGGTCGGGGGTTCTTTGGCCAAGCTAGCCTTAGGAGATAAAACCCCAAGGGTGGTGGGAGGGGAAAGCCAGTTAGAGGACCTGGGCTACTGTGTCTTCCATGAGTACTCGGGGCCAATgccttctcctgctgatgtaccCAATCCTGGGGACTCTCCACAGCAAAGCTTCTCTTCCACAGAGACTGGAATTGAGGAGGAACTTGAAGTTGTTCAAAAAGAAACTCAACAACAAGACCGTCAAGAAATGATCCCTGAGATTTCTTCCAAAACTGTGAGTGAAAAGAAAGTGTCACCAGTAAAGAGTACCCTGATTCTCGAAAGGATCGTGATGAGTGGAGTAAAACCTGACCGCCTAAGAATCCCAATTACTTCTTCAAAAGACAGACTGACTGAGTTTCGTTTGGAGACTGGCCTGCCTGAGGACATAAAGAACCAAGCGATTCCTGAGGTAGACATTGAAAAAGACCCCTCCAGAGAGGCTTCTCCCATCCCACCAGACAGTTCCTTTACTTTCACTTCTCTGGACACTGAAAGCAAGGTTCCCAGAACTCCCACCACCCCCAAGAACCAAGATGATACACCCTCAGAAACCCAAGTTGCTGGAGACATGGCTGCAAAAGACGTGGTTCCCGTGATCGAAGTGGAGAAGGATCAAGAGTCAGGAATTGATCAACTGAAGGAGATAGAGAAAGAGGAGTTAGAAGAACCAGAACGGACAAACACGAATATATTTTCACCAACATCTCGGTCTTTAGGAGATAGCACAgagaaagatgacaagaagattgAAACTGGGCACGAGACAACGACAAGATTAGACGGTATAGAAATGAAAGAGACGCCAAAAGCAGAGAAAGTTGCCCAAATCCAGTTACAGGAAGTGACTCCTGGTGAAGTCGCACCAATGCCACAATTATCCTCCCCAATCATCATCATACCTCAAGCACAAGTAGAGGACGAAGCAGATGAAGAGGGTGAGATTGAGATGGCTGAAGAACCTCAAGAGGTTATAGAGGAAGCCAAAGTGCCCGAGGGTGTTATCAAGGTGAGTCTGACCGTAGGCGATCAGATGGTGGAAGAAGATCCCACCTCAGAATGGAGTCACAGTGCACGCGATGAAGATGTAGAACCTGCGACAGACAGTTCGCACTTGTCTCCGTGTTCTGACCATGATGTACAGCAACTGGATGAAGGTGAAGGAGGCGATGGGATAGGGTATGGTAAAGTAGAAGACACAAAGATAAAAGGGGATGAAGGCATGGACGAGGTGATTGAAGTTGTCGCAGAAGACCCATCAGCGGAAGAGCCTGTTGGGTTTGATGGCATAGGTGACGAGAAAGAGAAGAAACCAATAGAGAATGAGGGGGAGAAGAGGACGGAGGAAATGGAGGTGAAAGACATTGAGATCGGTGAGGAGATGGAAGAGACCAGTCAGGCAGCTTACGATGAAACAACCATGGACGTCTCCATCCTTGACACAGACAGTAACTGGATGGACTCACAAG ATGATGACAAAAGCATCATGACTGAGCAAATGGAAGCCCTTCCTCAGGGCCAGAGTCCTACCAGTACACCTGTGGTGGACAGACCCCTAAAACGGGCCCCTGGCAGAGGAAGGGGCCACCCTGGCATCACTGACAGTAAAGTGTCCCGCAAAGTCCCCGGTCACCTTCCACATGGTCCGAGAGAGGagatgaagaagaaaaaag TAGCTGTGCGGAGGGTTGAGCAGAATAAGTTGTCAGCCCTCCAAAGTCGCTCTCCATGTCGAAAGAGTGTTGCCAAAGCGGCAGCCAGGCATCCTAGGCCCGCTGTGCTTCACGGCTCTGCCAGACGCaaggccacag GGCTGGAAAGCCATATGCCCCTCAGTGTTGCCCACCAGTCCAGGGAGAGGACCACT GAGCGAGCATACCGCAGCCCGGAGAAGAGGTCGTCCCTCCCCAGGCCGGCTAAATCTCTGACTCGCCACATCCCTGCTGCGGAACAAGATGACAGCACCCCCTCCAGGCCGACCT GTACAGAGTCTGCGCGTTCCCGATCAGTCCGCAGCGGCGCCTCCACCCCCGGCTCCACCGCCGTGACCCCCGGCTCCCCCCCAACCTACTCCTGCCGCACCCCCGGCTCTCGCACCCCCGGCAGCCACACGCCCAAGTCCTTCAGCATCCTCCAGGAGAAGAAGGTGGCGGTGATCCGGACCCCGCCCAAGTCTCCGTCCTCCATCCAACGGCAGCTGAAGGTGCTCAATCAGCCGCTGCCCGACCTGACGAACGTAAAGTCCAAGATCGGGTCCACCTCCAACCTCAAGCACCAGCCCAAAGGGGGACAG GTTCAAATTTTAAACGAGAAGGTGGACTTCAGTCATGTTCAGCCAAAGTGCCGCTCCAAGGATAATCTGAGGCACACGCCCAAAGGAGGCAAT GTCATGATTCCAAGTGTTAAACTGGACTTTAGCCACGTTCAGGCTAAGTGTGGCTCCCTGGACAAAATCCAGCACGCAGCAGGCGGTGGAAAC ATCCAAATCCAAACCAAGAAGATCGACGTGAGCCACGTCACCGCCAAATGTGGCTCCATGTCCAACATCCGCCACAGACCAG GGGGAGGTCAAGTGCGCATCGACAATGTGAAGCTGGACTTTAAAGACAAGGCCCATTCCAAGGTCGGCTCACTGAGCAACACCAGCCACACTCCAGGAGGCGGGAACATCATG